Proteins from one Lates calcarifer isolate ASB-BC8 unplaced genomic scaffold, TLL_Latcal_v3 _unitig_2083_quiver_1274, whole genome shotgun sequence genomic window:
- the LOC108892089 gene encoding L-selectin-like, with protein MNMTEAQSYCRENYTDLATIDNMEDVNLLNSMVDLNRMIYPTFSYLAWIGLYDDVNSWRWSLSDRSFYTQEEAEFRNWYNYEPDNENSREHCAWITNDGQWNDVFCDFYRTAVCMDVRGEDFNW; from the exons atgaacatgactgaagctcagagctactgcagagaaaactaCACAGACCTGGCCACTATAGACAACATGGAGGACGTGAACCTCTTGAACTCCATGGTGGATTTAAACAGAATGATCTACCCAACATTCAGCTAT TTAGCCTGGATAGGTCTGTACGACGATGTGAACAGCTGGAGGTGGTCGCTGTCAGACAGAAGTTTCtacacacaggaggaggctgagttCAGGAACTGGTACAACTACGAACCAGACAATGAAAATAGTAGAGAACACTGTGCATGGATCACCAATGATGGACAGTGgaatgatgttttttgtgatttctaCCGTACAGCAGTCTGCATGGATGTCAGAGGTGAGGATTTTAACTGGTGA